From the genome of Pelomonas sp. SE-A7, one region includes:
- a CDS encoding TetR family transcriptional regulator: MPRPSQAQDQALLAAGRELYAELGCAGLSVRRLAEAAGVNPAMVHYHFGSKDGFLRTLLQQMYEDMYAGLSHEVEGPGDPLDKLQAALRSLARFVRSHRPVIARIWADAQAGELVAQEFMRANAPRHLGLLMELTQAAEKAGQLRKVPPLQRFVFLMGSVVAPLVIAGGVQVLGVLPPVVAEGMQEQALSDAAIDQRIAWAIASLRKES; the protein is encoded by the coding sequence ATGCCACGCCCCTCTCAAGCCCAGGACCAGGCCCTGCTCGCCGCAGGCCGCGAGCTCTATGCCGAGCTCGGCTGTGCCGGCCTGTCGGTGCGGCGCCTGGCCGAGGCGGCCGGCGTCAACCCGGCCATGGTCCATTACCACTTCGGCAGCAAGGACGGCTTCCTGCGCACGCTCCTGCAGCAGATGTACGAGGACATGTATGCCGGCCTGAGCCACGAGGTCGAGGGTCCCGGCGACCCGCTGGACAAATTACAGGCCGCGCTGCGCAGCCTGGCCCGCTTCGTGCGCAGCCACCGGCCGGTGATCGCCCGCATCTGGGCCGATGCCCAGGCCGGCGAGTTGGTGGCCCAGGAGTTCATGCGCGCCAATGCGCCGCGCCACCTGGGCCTGCTGATGGAACTCACCCAGGCCGCGGAAAAGGCCGGCCAGCTGCGCAAGGTGCCGCCGCTGCAGCGCTTCGTCTTCCTGATGGGTTCTGTGGTCGCGCCGCTGGTGATTGCCGGCGGCGTGCAGGTGCTGGGCGTGCTGCCGCCGGTCGTGGCCGAGGGCATGCAGGAGCAGGCGCTGTCCGACGCCGCCATCGATCAACGGATTGCGTGGGCGATTGCCTCGCTGCGCAAGGAGTCCTGA
- a CDS encoding carbon-nitrogen hydrolase family protein, with amino-acid sequence MKIAAVQLVSSPDLHHNLARARHWLEQAAAGGAQLALLPEYFCLMGQQDDDKLRIAETFGDTSAPIQAMLSKTARELGLWLIGGTLPLRTPNPAKVRNSCLVYGPEGQLAARYDKIHLFRFQTEREAYDEGRVLEAGNEPVAVQAGPLRVGLSICYDLRFAELYRALSFTPGQPPCELISVPAAFTYTTGEKHWELLLRARAVEMQAFVLASAQGGRHENGRRTWGHSMIVDPWGEVLDVLPEGEGLVQAELDLQRLAAVRSQLPALQHRRL; translated from the coding sequence ATGAAGATTGCCGCCGTCCAGCTGGTTTCCAGCCCCGACCTGCACCACAACCTGGCCCGCGCCCGCCACTGGCTGGAGCAGGCCGCCGCCGGTGGGGCCCAGCTAGCCCTGCTGCCCGAGTACTTCTGCCTGATGGGCCAGCAGGACGACGACAAGCTGCGCATCGCCGAGACTTTCGGCGACACGAGCGCGCCCATCCAGGCCATGCTCTCGAAGACCGCGCGCGAGCTGGGCCTGTGGCTGATAGGCGGCACGCTGCCGCTGCGCACGCCCAATCCGGCCAAGGTGCGCAACAGCTGCCTGGTCTATGGCCCCGAGGGCCAGCTGGCGGCGCGCTACGACAAGATCCATCTGTTCCGCTTCCAGACCGAGCGCGAGGCCTATGACGAGGGCCGGGTGCTGGAGGCCGGCAACGAGCCGGTGGCGGTGCAGGCCGGTCCGCTGCGCGTGGGCCTGAGCATCTGCTACGACCTGCGCTTTGCCGAGCTCTATCGAGCCCTGAGCTTCACGCCGGGCCAGCCGCCCTGCGAGCTGATCAGCGTGCCGGCGGCCTTCACCTACACCACCGGCGAGAAGCACTGGGAGCTGCTGCTGCGGGCACGAGCGGTCGAAATGCAGGCCTTTGTCCTGGCTTCGGCCCAGGGAGGCCGGCATGAGAATGGGCGTCGCACCTGGGGCCACAGCATGATCGTCGACCCCTGGGGCGAGGTGCTGGACGTGCTTCCCGAAGGCGAGGGCCTGGTCCAGGCCGAGCTGGACCTGCAGCGGCTGGCCGCTGTGCGCAGCCAGCTGCCGGCCTTGCAGCACCGACGACTCTGA
- a CDS encoding homoserine O-acetyltransferase, whose product MTPQSVGFVQPQRMQFEEPLRLRSGAQLGPYELHYETYGQLNADRSNAVLVCHALNASHHVAGSYEGQDRSEGWWDNLIGPGKPLDTNRFFVIGINNPGSCFGSTGPMHVNPATGRAYGADFPVVTVQDWVDAQARVLDRLGIAQLAAVLGGSLGGMQALDWSLRYPERMRHCIAIATAPNLSAQNIAFNEVARRAIVTDPEFHDGHYYEHGVVPKRGLRVARMIGHITYLSDDVMEQKFGRELRAAELGYSTQEIEFQIESYLRHQGDKFSEYFDANTYLLITRALDYFDPAREHGGDLSRTFAAARCKYLLASFTTDWRFSPARSREIVKALLDNKLDVSYAEIDAPHGHDAFLLEDPRYHGMLRAYFNRIAGEFA is encoded by the coding sequence ATGACCCCGCAAAGCGTCGGCTTCGTCCAGCCGCAGCGCATGCAGTTCGAGGAGCCGCTTCGGCTGCGTAGCGGTGCGCAGCTAGGACCCTACGAGCTGCACTACGAGACCTATGGCCAGCTCAACGCCGACCGCTCGAACGCGGTGCTGGTCTGCCATGCCCTCAATGCCAGCCACCATGTGGCCGGCAGCTACGAGGGCCAGGACAGGAGCGAAGGCTGGTGGGACAACCTGATTGGCCCCGGCAAGCCGCTGGACACCAACCGCTTCTTCGTCATCGGCATCAACAACCCGGGCTCCTGCTTCGGCTCGACCGGCCCCATGCATGTCAATCCGGCCACGGGCCGCGCCTATGGCGCCGACTTCCCGGTGGTCACGGTGCAGGACTGGGTCGATGCCCAGGCCCGCGTGCTGGACCGGCTGGGCATCGCCCAGCTGGCCGCCGTACTGGGCGGCTCGCTGGGCGGCATGCAGGCGCTGGACTGGTCGCTGCGCTATCCGGAGCGCATGCGCCACTGCATTGCCATTGCGACCGCGCCGAATCTGTCGGCGCAGAACATCGCCTTCAACGAGGTGGCGCGGCGTGCCATCGTCACCGACCCCGAATTCCACGACGGCCACTACTACGAGCATGGCGTCGTGCCCAAGCGCGGCCTGCGCGTGGCCCGCATGATCGGCCACATCACCTACCTCAGCGACGACGTGATGGAGCAGAAGTTCGGCCGCGAGCTGCGCGCCGCCGAGCTGGGTTATTCGACCCAGGAGATCGAGTTCCAGATCGAGAGCTATCTGCGCCACCAGGGCGACAAGTTCAGCGAGTACTTCGACGCCAACACCTATCTCTTGATCACGCGGGCGCTGGACTACTTCGACCCGGCCCGTGAGCATGGCGGCGACCTGAGCCGCACCTTTGCCGCGGCCCGCTGCAAGTACCTGCTCGCCAGCTTCACCACCGACTGGCGCTTCTCGCCGGCCCGCTCGCGCGAAATCGTCAAGGCCCTGCTCGACAACAAGCTCGACGTGTCCTATGCGGAGATCGATGCCCCGCACGGCCACGACGCCTTCCTGCTCGAGGACCCGCGCTACCACGGCATGCTGCGCGCCTACTTCAACCGCATCGCAGGGGAATTCGCATGA
- the metW gene encoding methionine biosynthesis protein MetW: protein MSAAGVMENIAALVPEGSRVLDLGCGTGELLAYLQKHRGCTGYGVELDDANLLECVKRGVNAIQLNLEEGLSIFEDQSFDVVLQLETLQHLRNTEAMLRETARVGRSGIVSFPNFAHWPNRLQVLMGRMPVTRVLPYQWYDTPNIRVGTYADFQVLAGKCGLQVRDSFGIQDGRVVRTLPNLLASMAVFKFDRG from the coding sequence ATGAGCGCCGCCGGAGTGATGGAGAACATCGCAGCCCTGGTGCCCGAGGGCTCGCGCGTGCTGGACCTGGGCTGCGGCACCGGCGAGCTGCTGGCCTATCTGCAGAAGCATCGCGGCTGCACCGGCTATGGCGTGGAACTGGATGACGCCAATCTGCTGGAATGCGTCAAGCGCGGCGTCAACGCGATCCAGCTGAACCTGGAAGAAGGCCTGTCCATCTTCGAGGACCAGAGCTTCGACGTGGTCCTGCAGCTGGAAACGCTGCAGCATCTGCGGAACACCGAGGCCATGCTGCGCGAGACCGCCCGCGTGGGCCGCAGCGGCATCGTCAGCTTCCCCAACTTCGCGCACTGGCCCAACCGGCTGCAGGTGCTGATGGGCCGCATGCCGGTGACCCGCGTCCTGCCCTACCAGTGGTACGACACGCCCAACATCCGCGTCGGCACCTATGCCGACTTCCAGGTGCTGGCCGGCAAATGCGGCCTGCAGGTGCGCGACAGCTTCGGCATCCAGGACGGCCGCGTCGTGAGGACCCTGCCCAACCTGCTGGCCAGCATGGCGGTGTTCAAGTTCGACCGCGGATGA
- a CDS encoding VOC family protein codes for MIGYAMVGTNDLPRAAAFYDALLGEIGIKRMMDFGRSIAWGVAWDKPALGVGLPFDGNPATVGNGVMIALVVDSKEKVDRVHAKALSLGAKDEGAAGPRGEGFYAGYFRDLDGNKLNVFFMG; via the coding sequence ATGATCGGATACGCCATGGTCGGCACCAACGACCTGCCGCGCGCCGCCGCCTTCTACGACGCCCTGCTGGGCGAGATCGGCATCAAACGCATGATGGACTTCGGCCGCAGCATCGCCTGGGGCGTGGCCTGGGACAAGCCGGCCCTGGGCGTGGGCCTGCCCTTCGACGGCAACCCGGCCACGGTAGGCAACGGCGTGATGATCGCCCTGGTGGTCGACAGCAAGGAGAAGGTCGACCGCGTCCATGCCAAGGCCCTGTCGCTGGGTGCCAAGGACGAAGGCGCCGCCGGCCCCCGCGGCGAAGGCTTCTATGCCGGCTATTTCCGCGACCTGGACGGCAACAAGCTCAACGTCTTCTTTATGGGGTGA
- a CDS encoding succinylglutamate desuccinylase/aspartoacylase family protein, which translates to MSEQALELSPPDISRWREGGSGVDYVHVFDSGRPGKTVMVQALTHGNELCGAIALDWLLAEHSRQELTPASGRLILSFANVAAYRRFDPLRPNASRCVDEDLNRVWDDAQLFGERDSLELRRARELQPFVDAADWLLDIHSMQDACRPLMVCGLLDKGAEFARQLGMPGDLLIDTGHPSGLRMRDRGGFGDPQSPKNALLIECGQHWERSSAEVAIDSVVRFLRLTGVVNEAWAGPRLRLPLPEVQHLVRVDEAVTARSSGFHFLFPVHGLQVIDQAGTAFAQDGEQVFRTRYERTVLVMPSTQHGRPGNTMVRLGRFED; encoded by the coding sequence ATGAGCGAGCAAGCGCTGGAGCTCAGCCCGCCCGACATCTCGCGCTGGCGCGAGGGCGGCAGCGGGGTCGACTACGTTCATGTGTTCGACTCGGGCCGGCCCGGCAAGACCGTGATGGTGCAGGCCCTGACCCATGGCAACGAGCTGTGCGGCGCGATTGCACTCGACTGGCTGCTGGCCGAGCACAGCCGGCAAGAACTGACCCCGGCTAGCGGCCGGCTGATCCTCAGCTTCGCCAACGTTGCGGCCTACCGGCGTTTCGACCCGCTGCGGCCCAATGCCTCGCGCTGCGTGGACGAGGACCTGAACCGGGTCTGGGACGACGCCCAGCTGTTCGGCGAGCGCGACTCGCTGGAACTGCGCCGGGCGCGCGAGCTGCAGCCCTTCGTCGATGCGGCCGACTGGCTGCTGGACATCCATTCCATGCAGGACGCCTGCCGGCCGCTGATGGTCTGCGGCCTGCTGGACAAGGGCGCCGAGTTCGCACGCCAGCTGGGCATGCCGGGCGACCTGCTGATCGACACCGGCCACCCTTCCGGCCTGCGCATGCGCGACCGCGGCGGCTTCGGAGACCCGCAAAGCCCCAAGAACGCCCTGCTGATCGAATGCGGCCAGCATTGGGAGCGTTCCTCGGCCGAGGTGGCCATCGACTCGGTGGTGCGCTTCCTGCGGCTGACCGGCGTGGTAAACGAGGCCTGGGCCGGCCCGCGCCTGCGCCTGCCGCTGCCCGAGGTCCAGCACCTGGTGAGGGTGGACGAGGCGGTGACCGCGCGCTCGTCCGGCTTCCACTTCCTGTTCCCGGTCCACGGCCTGCAGGTCATAGACCAGGCCGGCACCGCCTTCGCCCAGGACGGCGAGCAGGTGTTTCGCACCCGCTATGAGCGGACGGTGCTGGTGATGCCATCGACCCAGCATGGGAGGCCGGGGAACACGATGGTGAGGCTGGGGCGATTTGAAGACTGA